Proteins co-encoded in one Natronorubrum daqingense genomic window:
- a CDS encoding glycosyltransferase family 4 protein, giving the protein MSNDDVLVVTHPLAPASENHVDALLEILSAITSVALVTTNLSAESEMRESHEVLEISDRAVGDSIPVAALRFVLNQLRMCRTIAKRDESIVLFFGATSYLLPIAFAKLLGRTVVLEPRGDVPLTLRLQWEQRVPNPIARFLAGLVWGLERVGYRVSDAIITYTPSMAAQLDLEGYDHKLYPNGARYVDTDRFSPKTPFEERDRVVGFLGRLDEEKNVRTLASAAAALPDDITFRFIGDGPLREALEHELSEEIATGDVEFTGWVDHEDVPRELSSLQLLVLPSQPTEGLPTVILESLACGTPVLATPVSGVPDVVRKGETGFLLHNTTRQEINTSIQQILSRECLLTISKQGREVAETTYSIDGAVNRYERILRSISVPETS; this is encoded by the coding sequence ATGTCGAACGATGACGTTCTCGTCGTGACGCACCCGCTCGCGCCGGCGAGTGAAAACCACGTCGACGCGTTGCTCGAAATACTCTCGGCGATCACATCTGTCGCGCTCGTAACGACCAATCTCTCTGCCGAGTCGGAGATGAGAGAGTCACACGAGGTACTCGAGATCTCAGATCGGGCTGTGGGTGACTCGATTCCAGTCGCCGCACTTCGGTTCGTCCTGAATCAGCTTCGAATGTGCCGAACGATCGCGAAACGGGACGAATCTATTGTGCTCTTTTTCGGTGCAACGTCGTATTTGCTGCCGATCGCCTTCGCAAAGCTTCTCGGACGAACAGTCGTCCTCGAGCCGCGCGGTGATGTCCCACTGACACTGCGATTGCAGTGGGAACAGCGAGTTCCGAATCCGATTGCGCGATTCCTAGCGGGTCTCGTCTGGGGACTCGAGCGAGTCGGCTACCGGGTATCGGATGCTATTATCACCTACACGCCGTCGATGGCCGCGCAACTGGACCTCGAGGGATACGATCACAAACTGTACCCGAACGGTGCACGCTACGTCGATACGGATCGGTTTTCACCGAAAACGCCGTTCGAAGAACGTGATCGTGTCGTGGGATTTCTGGGTCGACTCGACGAAGAGAAAAACGTTCGTACGCTCGCCAGTGCAGCCGCGGCGTTACCGGATGACATTACGTTTCGGTTTATCGGTGATGGACCGTTGCGAGAAGCGTTGGAACACGAACTGAGCGAGGAAATTGCAACTGGTGACGTCGAGTTTACGGGATGGGTCGATCACGAAGACGTTCCTCGAGAACTGAGTTCACTACAGTTGCTAGTATTGCCATCACAGCCAACTGAAGGACTCCCGACGGTAATTTTGGAGTCATTAGCCTGTGGAACACCTGTGCTTGCGACACCTGTGTCTGGTGTACCAGATGTTGTGCGTAAAGGTGAAACTGGATTTTTACTCCATAATACAACTCGACAGGAGATTAACACCTCCATTCAGCAGATCCTTTCTCGAGAGTGCCTTTTGACCATTAGCAAACAGGGTCGAGAGGTTGCCGAAACAACGTATAGCATCGACGGTGCTGTGAACCGATACGAACGGATTCTTCGATCGATCTCCGTTCCAGAAACCAGCTAA
- a CDS encoding DUF368 domain-containing protein, which produces MRELLAIYLKGFSMGTADVVPGVSGATIALIVGIYDRLIQAITAIDPRAFQPALNPTDPEARAEVRTALERMDVVFLLALGLGISTAIVVLSRVMHVAATTYPVPTYGFFFGLIAASAIVLYRQIDRWTRERIFVSAVAIAIAFFVTGVTTGDVSHGPLMVFVAGAVAICAMVLPGVSGAFFLLILGQYEYMTGVLSEFVDGVLGLATGNALAPVIESGTVVSIFGVGAVIGLFTMAHIVGYALERYRAATLAFLVSLMVGALRLPVEEVGGNLGETALGTPAIAIVAAAIGVGAVLLVDRYTDDLEY; this is translated from the coding sequence ATGCGGGAGCTTCTCGCCATCTATCTCAAGGGGTTTTCGATGGGGACGGCCGACGTCGTTCCGGGCGTCTCGGGCGCAACGATCGCGTTGATCGTCGGCATCTACGATCGATTGATTCAGGCGATTACGGCGATCGATCCGAGAGCGTTCCAGCCTGCGTTGAACCCAACCGATCCCGAGGCTCGTGCGGAGGTTCGGACGGCACTCGAGCGGATGGACGTCGTGTTCTTGCTCGCACTGGGACTCGGGATTTCGACGGCGATCGTGGTCCTCTCACGAGTGATGCACGTCGCGGCGACGACGTATCCGGTGCCGACGTACGGCTTTTTCTTCGGCCTGATCGCCGCGTCGGCGATCGTCCTCTACAGACAGATCGATCGCTGGACGCGCGAGCGGATCTTCGTCTCGGCGGTTGCCATCGCAATCGCCTTTTTCGTCACGGGAGTGACGACGGGAGACGTCTCTCACGGGCCGTTGATGGTGTTCGTCGCCGGTGCGGTCGCGATCTGTGCGATGGTGTTACCGGGCGTCTCGGGGGCGTTCTTCCTCCTGATTCTCGGCCAGTACGAGTACATGACGGGCGTTTTGAGCGAGTTCGTCGACGGCGTCCTCGGGTTGGCGACCGGGAACGCACTCGCCCCCGTAATCGAGTCCGGCACGGTCGTCTCGATTTTCGGCGTCGGAGCGGTGATCGGTCTGTTCACGATGGCACACATCGTTGGGTACGCTCTGGAACGCTATCGAGCCGCGACGCTGGCCTTTCTGGTGAGTCTGATGGTCGGCGCGCTCCGGTTACCGGTCGAAGAAGTGGGCGGAAACCTCGGTGAAACAGCCCTCGGGACGCCCGCAATCGCCATCGTCGCAGCCGCAATCGGCGTCGGTGCCGTCTTGCTCGTCGACCGCTACACCGACGACCTCGAGTACTGA
- a CDS encoding oligosaccharyl transferase, archaeosortase A system-associated: MSTDTEHVDEGVAASPSLLETWRDWYHLPLIGVVILFMFVTRVLSYGNFITDDGRPALNAVDSWYHWRTVEWTAENYPNTMPYEIWTGFPTGNYVGQFGTLFDQIIVTVAMIVGLGDPSSSTLYSVALLTVPAMAALVAIPVFYMGRRLGGTIGGLVSIAVLALAPGTFFYRSTVGQLQHHVAEVLFMALAVLSMMVALRVAEREQPIYELVADRDWDALREPAKYSALAGIALSLYLWVWPPGVVLVGIFAVFFTVQLCLDYVRGTSPDHLAFVGAISMAIPALFMLVMIEEVSLGSTTSFGLLQPIAAALVAFGCLFMAGLARVWNSREIDRRYYPAAIGGLLLGAFVVMWLALPDLYDTFVGNLTGRLLPLDPSETGLTVSEVQPPDDFNAHVFGEFGAAFYTMLAGLAFLVARPFLGREFRAEYTLVIIWSLFLISMTATQTRFSYYLVLAVAVVNAIFVADVVRFFDLDIRGGVDSLRQVETYQIIVLVLVAMLVFVPLLTPMAGGATAWQQGQNMGPHHEAMTWEESNHWLAENTPEPGNWGEDENADQLDYMGTYEYPEDGDYDYPAGSYGVMSWWDYGHLITTQGERMPHSNPFQQHADSSSAFLTAESEDRGELVLDTIAAGENPTDLSDQELETYAEEAGDEEMRYVMIDSAMASSKFNAISQWSGPDYGYYMTPSDHDTGEHLNVEDLQEDFDEAPFHETMLAQLYYDDADGMEHYRAVHESEETPPMLIGTTAEVYDSQVIDPQAEAAQDLEEMGYSDGDVIHVDDGELAAPGEGQPSMSIGPMTEAELSQIQQDPMNELIDLQVGEPVQTFERVDGATLSGEVDDEDDLLDDNATATVDVDLETNADREFTYTQEVDVEDDGSFEVTVPYATDDELGVEDGYTDSDVMATGDYNVSVGEFGEDGYETQTEVPEEAVVHGETVTLEDFEQTELEEPEEADDDELDADDEQIDDDEMEDELEIDEDELEDEMADAEDEDDGAGEDPAE; the protein is encoded by the coding sequence ATGAGTACGGATACCGAACACGTCGACGAGGGTGTCGCGGCCTCGCCCTCCCTCCTCGAGACGTGGCGCGATTGGTATCACCTGCCGCTTATCGGCGTCGTGATACTGTTTATGTTCGTGACACGAGTGCTGTCGTACGGGAATTTCATCACCGACGACGGTCGGCCGGCGTTGAACGCCGTCGACTCGTGGTACCATTGGCGGACCGTCGAGTGGACGGCCGAAAACTACCCGAATACGATGCCCTACGAGATCTGGACGGGGTTTCCGACGGGTAACTACGTCGGTCAGTTCGGGACTCTGTTCGATCAGATTATCGTCACCGTCGCGATGATCGTCGGGCTCGGCGATCCGTCCTCGAGTACGCTCTACTCCGTCGCGCTGCTCACTGTCCCAGCAATGGCGGCACTCGTCGCGATTCCTGTCTTCTACATGGGTCGTCGACTCGGCGGCACGATCGGCGGACTCGTGTCGATCGCAGTTCTCGCGCTCGCACCGGGGACGTTCTTCTATCGGTCGACGGTCGGCCAGCTTCAACACCACGTTGCAGAGGTGTTGTTCATGGCACTCGCCGTCCTCTCGATGATGGTCGCGCTTCGCGTCGCCGAGCGCGAACAGCCGATTTACGAACTCGTGGCCGACAGGGATTGGGATGCACTCCGTGAACCCGCGAAGTACAGCGCCCTCGCCGGTATCGCACTCAGCTTGTACCTCTGGGTGTGGCCGCCTGGCGTCGTCCTCGTCGGGATCTTTGCCGTCTTCTTCACCGTCCAGCTCTGTCTCGATTACGTTCGTGGAACGTCGCCCGACCACCTCGCGTTCGTCGGTGCGATCAGCATGGCGATTCCCGCGCTCTTCATGCTCGTAATGATCGAGGAAGTTTCGCTGGGAAGTACGACCAGTTTCGGTCTCCTGCAGCCGATTGCTGCTGCCCTCGTCGCATTCGGTTGTCTGTTCATGGCCGGACTCGCTCGAGTCTGGAACAGCCGAGAGATTGACCGCCGCTATTATCCGGCGGCGATCGGCGGATTGCTCCTCGGCGCGTTCGTCGTGATGTGGCTCGCACTGCCGGATCTCTACGATACGTTCGTCGGCAACCTCACGGGACGACTCCTCCCGCTCGATCCCTCCGAGACGGGCCTCACCGTCTCGGAAGTCCAGCCGCCGGACGACTTCAACGCCCACGTCTTCGGCGAGTTCGGTGCGGCGTTCTACACGATGCTCGCCGGTCTCGCGTTCCTCGTCGCGCGACCGTTCCTGGGGCGTGAGTTCCGTGCCGAATACACGCTCGTCATCATCTGGTCGCTGTTCCTGATCAGCATGACGGCGACCCAGACCCGATTTAGCTACTACCTCGTGCTCGCGGTTGCCGTCGTCAACGCGATCTTCGTCGCTGACGTCGTTCGATTCTTCGACCTCGATATCCGCGGCGGCGTCGATTCGCTCCGCCAGGTCGAGACGTACCAGATCATCGTGCTCGTGTTGGTCGCGATGTTGGTGTTCGTTCCGCTGCTCACGCCGATGGCCGGCGGAGCAACTGCCTGGCAGCAGGGCCAAAATATGGGGCCACACCACGAGGCGATGACCTGGGAGGAATCGAACCACTGGCTCGCCGAAAACACCCCCGAACCGGGTAACTGGGGCGAAGACGAGAACGCGGACCAACTCGACTACATGGGTACGTACGAGTACCCAGAGGACGGTGACTACGACTATCCGGCCGGATCCTACGGCGTCATGTCGTGGTGGGACTACGGACACCTGATCACGACGCAGGGCGAACGGATGCCACACTCGAACCCGTTCCAGCAACACGCCGACTCGTCGTCGGCGTTCCTGACGGCCGAATCCGAGGATCGTGGTGAGTTAGTCCTCGATACGATCGCCGCTGGCGAGAACCCGACCGATCTCTCCGACCAGGAACTCGAGACCTACGCCGAAGAGGCCGGTGACGAGGAGATGCGCTACGTCATGATCGACAGCGCGATGGCGAGTAGCAAGTTCAACGCTATCTCACAGTGGTCCGGTCCGGACTACGGCTACTACATGACGCCGTCGGATCACGACACCGGTGAGCACCTCAACGTCGAGGACCTTCAGGAGGACTTCGATGAGGCACCGTTCCACGAGACGATGCTCGCACAGTTGTACTACGACGACGCGGACGGTATGGAACACTACCGCGCCGTCCACGAGAGCGAGGAGACGCCGCCGATGCTCATCGGAACCACCGCCGAGGTGTACGACAGTCAGGTCATCGATCCACAGGCTGAAGCCGCCCAGGACTTAGAGGAGATGGGGTACTCGGACGGTGACGTGATTCACGTCGACGACGGCGAACTCGCAGCGCCTGGTGAGGGACAGCCGTCGATGAGTATCGGTCCGATGACCGAGGCCGAACTCAGCCAGATTCAGCAGGATCCGATGAACGAACTGATCGACTTGCAAGTTGGCGAGCCGGTCCAGACGTTCGAACGCGTCGACGGCGCAACACTCAGCGGTGAAGTCGACGACGAAGACGACCTGCTCGACGATAACGCGACGGCGACCGTCGACGTCGACCTCGAGACGAACGCCGATCGGGAGTTCACGTACACGCAGGAAGTCGACGTCGAGGACGACGGTTCCTTCGAGGTGACGGTGCCGTACGCGACGGACGACGAACTCGGCGTCGAAGACGGCTACACCGACAGTGACGTGATGGCGACCGGCGACTACAACGTCTCGGTCGGCGAGTTCGGTGAGGACGGCTACGAGACCCAAACCGAAGTGCCAGAAGAGGCCGTCGTCCACGGCGAGACGGTCACGCTCGAGGACTTCGAGCAGACCGAACTCGAGGAACCTGAGGAAGCGGACGACGACGAACTCGACGCGGATGACGAGCAGATCGACGACGACGAGATGGAAGACGAACTCGAGATCGACGAGGACGAACTCGAAGACGAGATGGCTGACGCCGAGGATGAGGACGACGGCGCTGGCGAAGACCCCGCCGAGTAG
- a CDS encoding CDP-2,3-bis-(O-geranylgeranyl)-sn-glycerol synthase — protein MALLETIVIAFWAMLPAYVPNNIAVLAGGGRPIDGGRTMGGSRLLGDGKTWRGTAAGTTAGLALAGVLTLAADDVSGALGVDVPEFTLLAALGLAGGAMLGDILASFLKRRSGRERGAMFPGLDQLDFVVVSLPLTALLASEWFFTWFTWDVIAVVVVLTPILHVTTNMIAYQLGLKNEPW, from the coding sequence ATGGCACTACTCGAGACGATCGTGATCGCGTTCTGGGCGATGTTGCCCGCCTACGTTCCGAACAATATTGCCGTCCTGGCGGGTGGCGGTCGACCGATCGACGGCGGTCGGACCATGGGTGGCAGCCGACTTCTCGGCGACGGAAAGACCTGGCGCGGCACGGCAGCGGGCACGACTGCTGGGCTCGCACTCGCCGGCGTACTGACGCTCGCCGCCGACGACGTGAGTGGCGCGCTCGGTGTCGACGTCCCCGAGTTTACGCTGCTCGCGGCACTCGGACTCGCGGGCGGGGCGATGCTCGGCGACATCCTCGCGTCGTTTCTCAAACGTCGATCGGGACGCGAACGCGGCGCGATGTTCCCCGGACTCGACCAACTCGACTTCGTCGTCGTCTCGCTTCCGCTGACAGCGTTGCTCGCTTCAGAGTGGTTTTTTACATGGTTCACGTGGGACGTTATCGCGGTCGTCGTCGTCCTGACGCCGATCCTCCACGTGACGACGAACATGATCGCCTACCAACTCGGCTTGAAAAACGAACCCTGGTAA
- the aglG gene encoding glucosyl-dolichyl phosphate glucuronosyltransferase: MKVSVVACTYAMDRYDDFSECIDSLLSQTYDQIEIIVVVDGNRDVFDRFRSDFGDNAAVAAYCNDENRGVSYSRTRGAELATGDVVAFIDDDATAAPTWVEELVNTYEETDAIAAGGKMTGDWIAGKPATLPEEFYWLIGVTYPGFASSGDEIRNTFESNISFRRDVFVNLGGFDPELGPDADSYSHSEGAEIGTRLQRRYGRGVVYNPDAIVAHKVFEHRTKLRWLLARAFEQGRSKRRLERRETGSKDSETAYLQQLLGGFVPRRLRSLAVSPSLAGFVQFVMLFVFTGAVGSGYVYETLSRH; this comes from the coding sequence ATGAAGGTTTCCGTCGTCGCCTGCACGTACGCGATGGATCGATACGACGACTTCTCGGAGTGTATCGACAGTCTCCTCTCTCAAACATACGATCAGATCGAGATTATCGTCGTCGTCGACGGAAACCGTGACGTGTTCGATCGGTTTCGGTCGGACTTTGGAGACAACGCAGCCGTTGCAGCCTACTGCAACGACGAAAATAGGGGCGTCTCGTACAGTCGCACTCGAGGAGCCGAATTGGCGACGGGAGACGTTGTGGCGTTCATCGACGACGATGCGACGGCAGCACCGACCTGGGTCGAGGAGCTGGTAAATACCTATGAGGAAACCGATGCCATCGCTGCTGGCGGAAAAATGACCGGCGATTGGATCGCAGGTAAGCCGGCGACCCTCCCCGAAGAATTCTACTGGCTGATCGGCGTCACGTACCCGGGATTCGCCTCGAGCGGCGACGAGATTCGGAACACGTTCGAATCGAACATCTCCTTTCGCCGCGACGTCTTCGTGAATCTCGGCGGGTTCGACCCCGAACTCGGACCGGATGCCGACTCCTACAGCCATTCAGAGGGGGCCGAAATCGGCACTCGACTCCAGCGCCGCTACGGGCGCGGCGTCGTCTACAATCCCGACGCTATCGTCGCCCACAAGGTATTCGAACACCGAACGAAACTCCGCTGGCTCCTCGCTCGAGCGTTCGAACAGGGCCGATCGAAACGTCGACTCGAGCGTCGAGAGACGGGTTCGAAGGATTCAGAGACGGCGTATTTACAGCAGTTGCTCGGTGGTTTCGTTCCCCGACGGCTTCGGTCACTAGCCGTGTCCCCATCTTTGGCAGGATTCGTGCAATTCGTCATGTTGTTCGTGTTTACTGGGGCTGTAGGAAGTGGGTACGTGTACGAAACGCTCTCCCGTCACTGA
- a CDS encoding glycosyltransferase family 2 protein gives MTEVSVIIPAYNAADTLPRAIESALDQSVSNIEIIVIDDASEDSTAQISTSYDDERVQYVRHTQNRGGSAARNTGLDHASGKYISYLDADDEWKPDKLAKQLTELKSRSDEWIAAHCKRVFNVSRCQQLAFALSTAIGAKKKGTPKEGGEDLIKEIFLLNLSTGSSTLLVKRNVVEEIGGFDPSFPRHQDWEFLIRILQQGKIAYVDEPLVYKHGTGRPPVETYREGKSRLLSKFSDEVTRLESNGYPVTHVQHLELTKLYIEEGKLSQGFQRLPICNLGTRELLSVLWYVPAGVSNNLRNLLSV, from the coding sequence ATGACTGAAGTAAGCGTTATTATACCTGCCTACAATGCTGCCGATACGCTTCCTCGAGCTATCGAAAGTGCATTAGATCAATCCGTTTCAAATATCGAAATAATCGTCATTGATGATGCATCAGAAGATTCGACTGCACAGATTAGTACGTCCTACGATGATGAGCGAGTTCAATACGTTCGGCATACCCAGAATCGGGGTGGAAGTGCTGCCCGGAATACCGGATTAGACCATGCTTCCGGAAAATACATATCATATCTTGATGCTGATGACGAGTGGAAGCCCGACAAACTCGCGAAACAATTGACAGAACTCAAATCACGATCAGATGAGTGGATTGCTGCACATTGTAAGCGAGTATTTAATGTTTCGAGGTGTCAACAGCTAGCCTTCGCGTTATCTACGGCAATTGGAGCAAAAAAGAAAGGCACACCAAAAGAGGGCGGAGAAGACTTAATCAAAGAAATTTTCCTACTGAATCTATCAACTGGTTCCTCCACTTTACTTGTTAAACGAAATGTCGTCGAAGAGATTGGTGGTTTTGATCCGTCCTTCCCACGTCACCAAGACTGGGAGTTTCTGATTCGAATTCTTCAACAGGGTAAGATTGCTTACGTTGACGAGCCACTTGTGTATAAACACGGAACTGGGCGTCCACCAGTCGAGACCTACAGAGAGGGAAAATCACGACTCTTATCGAAATTCTCAGACGAAGTAACTCGCCTCGAATCAAATGGATACCCAGTAACGCATGTACAGCATCTTGAGCTTACAAAGCTGTATATCGAAGAAGGAAAACTCAGTCAGGGGTTCCAAAGACTTCCCATTTGTAATCTTGGAACAAGGGAACTATTGAGTGTACTGTGGTATGTTCCAGCAGGCGTATCTAACAACTTGCGTAATTTGTTATCAGTATAG
- a CDS encoding SDR family oxidoreductase — translation MNVLVTGGAGFIGSHISEGLLESGHSVVALDILDPYYDVGIKDRNVERCQEAAPERYEFVEGSITDEALVRELVSSRDVEFVYHQAAQAGVRTSVENPKKPHEINTTGLLNLLQAAADHGVTRFVNASSSSVYGEVEYLPYDEDHQNVPQSPYGVTKLAAEHYCRVWTDVYDLPTVSLRYFTVYGPRMRPNMAITNFTSRCLNGEPPVIYGDGQQTRDFTYIDDIVGANLSLLETSAGDGEVMNVGSTGTITIEELAEYIIDETGADVDLEYAAAKEADARHTHADVSKATELIDYEPSTSIRDGVSQFVEWYDRNRTWYEPLVRNS, via the coding sequence ATGAACGTTCTCGTAACCGGCGGCGCGGGGTTCATCGGATCGCACATCTCCGAGGGGCTCCTCGAGTCGGGACACAGCGTCGTCGCACTCGATATTCTCGATCCGTACTACGACGTGGGAATCAAGGATCGAAACGTCGAACGCTGTCAGGAAGCCGCCCCCGAGCGATACGAGTTCGTCGAGGGATCGATCACCGACGAAGCGCTCGTCCGCGAACTCGTCTCGAGTCGCGACGTCGAATTCGTCTACCATCAGGCGGCACAGGCGGGTGTCAGAACCAGCGTCGAGAATCCCAAGAAGCCCCACGAGATCAACACGACCGGGCTGCTCAATCTGCTGCAAGCGGCGGCCGACCACGGCGTCACCCGCTTCGTCAACGCCTCTTCCTCCTCGGTCTACGGCGAGGTCGAGTACCTTCCCTACGACGAGGATCACCAGAACGTCCCCCAGAGCCCCTACGGTGTGACCAAACTGGCCGCCGAACACTACTGTCGGGTCTGGACCGACGTTTACGACCTCCCGACGGTCAGCCTCCGGTACTTCACGGTCTACGGGCCGCGGATGCGTCCGAATATGGCGATTACGAACTTCACCTCTCGGTGTCTCAACGGCGAGCCACCAGTTATCTACGGCGACGGCCAACAGACCCGTGATTTCACCTACATCGACGATATCGTCGGGGCGAACCTTTCGCTCCTCGAGACGAGCGCGGGAGACGGCGAGGTGATGAACGTCGGTTCGACCGGGACCATCACGATCGAGGAACTCGCGGAGTACATCATCGACGAGACGGGTGCGGACGTCGACCTCGAGTACGCGGCTGCGAAGGAAGCCGACGCGCGCCACACGCACGCGGACGTTTCGAAAGCCACCGAGTTGATCGACTACGAGCCGTCGACGAGCATTCGCGACGGCGTCTCACAGTTCGTCGAGTGGTACGATCGAAATCGAACGTGGTACGAGCCGCTCGTCCGCAATTCGTAG
- a CDS encoding oligosaccharide flippase family protein, whose translation MNIGQTSLIVFLSKLLGSALGFVATLYFARELGAEVIGLYTLVLTVVGWLILAGELGIGKAATKRISEGDKQGAYLSAAIIWVLTFASGLSVVVIISQTLLERYIAEFDQYVALSVVWFVVALLFIKLFYNMVFRALKGERKVHIEGLLDPVKIGGQSLIQIVLVIAGYGLLGMLVGYALGGIIVGILGLYWVSTRPSMPSKRHFVSLFDYAKFSWLGSLKSRTFNEVDILLLGVFAQSALVGVYSVAWSIAKFLDIFGSAVSSTMFPEISHTSARDAREAVSGLVEDSLAFTGLIAIPGIVGGTLLADRLLEIYGPEFVEGATVLALLIVATTLYSYQKQLMNGLNGIDRPDLAFRINAVFIALNAGLNVVLIPRYGLEGAAIASIASVAIATVLAYLTLSQLVEFRTPFGEIGRQITAALVMGVVVYGALEAIEATDALQHNALIVILLVGFGAGVYGLTLLGLSARFRATVERNLPFHVPFSG comes from the coding sequence ATGAATATTGGCCAAACATCGCTTATCGTCTTTTTATCGAAGCTTCTTGGCTCAGCCCTCGGCTTCGTCGCGACCCTCTATTTCGCTCGAGAACTGGGCGCGGAGGTAATCGGGCTCTATACCCTGGTTCTGACGGTCGTCGGATGGCTGATTCTGGCTGGTGAACTTGGTATCGGAAAGGCAGCGACAAAGCGGATTAGCGAGGGAGACAAACAGGGAGCCTATCTTTCTGCGGCGATCATCTGGGTCCTAACGTTTGCAAGTGGGCTTTCGGTCGTAGTCATCATTTCACAGACGCTCCTCGAGCGCTATATTGCCGAGTTCGACCAGTACGTTGCACTCTCGGTCGTCTGGTTCGTCGTGGCGCTATTGTTCATCAAACTGTTTTACAACATGGTTTTCCGAGCCCTAAAGGGTGAGCGGAAGGTCCACATCGAAGGCTTACTTGATCCGGTCAAAATCGGCGGACAGAGCCTCATTCAGATCGTGCTCGTGATAGCGGGCTACGGACTCCTCGGGATGCTCGTGGGCTACGCCCTCGGTGGAATCATCGTCGGCATTCTCGGTCTGTACTGGGTCTCCACTCGACCGTCGATGCCGAGCAAACGTCACTTCGTGAGCCTCTTCGACTACGCGAAGTTCTCGTGGCTCGGGTCGCTCAAGTCCCGGACGTTCAACGAGGTCGACATCCTCCTCCTCGGCGTCTTCGCGCAGTCGGCACTCGTCGGTGTCTACTCCGTCGCGTGGTCCATCGCGAAGTTCCTCGACATTTTCGGGAGCGCCGTCAGCTCGACGATGTTTCCCGAGATTAGCCACACGTCCGCTCGAGACGCTCGAGAAGCCGTCTCCGGCCTCGTCGAGGATTCACTCGCGTTCACCGGACTGATCGCAATTCCGGGCATCGTCGGCGGGACACTGCTCGCGGATCGACTCCTCGAGATCTACGGGCCGGAGTTCGTCGAGGGGGCGACCGTCCTCGCACTGCTCATCGTCGCGACGACGCTGTACTCCTACCAGAAGCAACTGATGAACGGCCTCAACGGAATCGACCGACCCGACCTCGCGTTCCGAATCAACGCGGTGTTCATCGCGCTCAACGCGGGGCTAAACGTCGTTCTCATCCCACGGTACGGCCTCGAGGGAGCAGCAATCGCGAGTATCGCGTCGGTTGCGATCGCGACCGTTCTCGCGTACCTCACGCTCTCGCAACTGGTCGAGTTCCGGACGCCGTTTGGCGAAATCGGACGCCAAATCACAGCCGCACTGGTGATGGGCGTCGTCGTCTACGGTGCACTCGAGGCGATCGAAGCGACCGACGCACTCCAGCACAATGCGCTGATCGTGATACTTCTCGTCGGCTTCGGAGCGGGCGTGTACGGACTCACGTTGCTCGGACTCTCCGCCCGATTCAGAGCGACCGTCGAACGAAATCTACCGTTTCACGTGCCGTTCTCGGGCTAG